ACTTTATCGGCCAGGGCTTGAGCGCATCAAATAGGCGGAACACGGCAAACGCAGCCAGCCACCACGTCCAATGAAACGGCACAAATGCAAGCACCAGCAGCATGGCAACGATTTCGTCCCACACAATGCCGCCGTAATCCTGAATACCGAGTTCGCGCTCGGTATGGCTGCAAATCCGTATGCCCCACACAAAAAGGATAACGCACAACGCAGCCAACCACCAGCCCGTGATGCCGATTAAATACAAAACAAACGCCATCGGCAGCGCAGGCAGCGTGCCGAACGTGCCCGGAGCCACCGGAGCCAAACCGCTGCCGAAACCGAAACCGAGCAAACACAACGGCCGCGATTTCAGCCATGAAAAAGTAGGTTTGAAATCACTCAAAATGATCGAATCCTAAAGAAGCCAACACAACCGGCCTGCCGGCAGCATCTGAGATATTCAGACGGCCGCAACCTTCCGTTATTCTGCCGATACGCGTTACCGGCGTACCGCTTGCCCTGCCGGCTTCAAG
The sequence above is a segment of the Neisseria dentiae genome. Coding sequences within it:
- a CDS encoding phosphatidylglycerophosphatase A family protein — protein: MSDFKPTFSWLKSRPLCLLGFGFGSGLAPVAPGTFGTLPALPMAFVLYLIGITGWWLAALCVILFVWGIRICSHTERELGIQDYGGIVWDEIVAMLLVLAFVPFHWTWWLAAFAVFRLFDALKPWPIKWLDKRVHGGLGIMLDDAVAAGFTLVVLHIAAWVR